In Tribolium castaneum strain GA2 chromosome 4, icTriCast1.1, whole genome shotgun sequence, one DNA window encodes the following:
- the Rcd1 gene encoding KAT8 regulatory NSL complex subunit 3 isoform X5, producing the protein MSERLILSKNQAQIDGILDGSQKLLQILTAESRPTSEFNEFITPLPNMVVGSDGRFAYTNHLFNPYEREHWWIPMDHCYARPWNWRPESTFLRPTKTLFMPKVPPGRKKAINPLAPIQECDDVIDVVTDSEEPTPIYDKAKAKHLMEECEKHAAMARVDEGNEDWEESVSRLNWNTTQNRLFNGVVNILNADHLARLAHSDSSNEAIARRVTIDKSVERMRRLMATVSWDPKYTQWLHQILIDHLSTSYLAAYLDILQTLRSKLPTFVDKMMGAANSSKLSILSYETLFPLLKRPWDPVASSLMQDKPKKLPGNPVIVVVPSTPISSKRMLKWINLLSNLATVITVPANYGGGLHKTTMMNCVDQMFVITRNKIQDIRLDYPGRSIVLAGFGFGATLALQIAQVEQVLCVISIGFSLLTADGKRGEVDDNLLELQCPILFVIGQCSNTSLQEDMEDLRERMRVETGLIVVGNADDNLRVSKKKKKAEGITQSIVDRCVADEIGEFISGVILSPYPPQLRQSPTNLTTEGLVSKKLKSERKRYNSNTSSIDSEPPSPTPRISRPVGRPPGSKSKAKMEAKWAAQAKAMGLQNRLSGLLQGDVSTLIQPSMVKSNSSGIKVLENVKITGGLNPKFFSNNGKMVDMSKVSVINPKSNNANSLVLLPDGKIKSYAPSVKVPGGRYITSKRQLLGNKPPKTVKKVSYISQPMQTNLSPPTNLTTQDIMNLPIIFADDNQILDNTLTQPEMKPVPSSPNSKLSANTGSKFMLINNKPSNFIISPNPKPSVSQPAKATPKYTKIILSSKQTATSNVVKKITNLPSEISVRKVTPSETATISQSEELDLENEIAASTLYKRKVESTDAECLEIVSNKPEEEKLEGESVKRTAEEANIDNDESTPCKISKVETA; encoded by the exons ATGTCTGAAAGGTTAATTCTGAGTAAAAATCAGGCACAAATCGACGGTATATTAGACGGTTCTCAGAAGCTG ttGCAAATATTAACGGCAGAAAGTCGCCCAACTAGTGAATTCAACGAGTTTATAACACCTCTTCCAAACATGGTTGTGGGCAGCGACGGCCGTTTCGCTTACACAAACCATTTATTTAACCCTTATGAACGGGAACATTGGTGGATACCAATGGATCATTGCTACGCCAGACCGTGGAATTGGCGCCCTGAGAGCACATTCTTGCGCCCCACGAAGACGCTTTTCATGCCCAAAGTGCCCCCAGGGAGAAAAAAAGCCATTAATCCCCTGGCCCCCATACAGGAATGTGACGATGTTATAGACGTTGTTACAGATAGCGAGGAACCAACACCGATCTATGATAAAGCGAAAGCTAAACATTTGATGGAAGAATGCGAAAAACACGCCGCTATGGCCAGAGTTGATGAGGGTAATGAGGACTGGGAAGAAAGCGTTTCAAG ACTGAACTGGAACACCACACAAAATAGGCTATTTAACGGAgtagttaatattttaaacgCTGATCATTTGGCACGTTTGGCACACTCTGACTCAAGCAATGAGGCAATAGCCAGACGAGTCACAATCGACAAATCTGTCGAAAGAATGCGGCGCTTAATGGCCACCGTTTCATGGGACCCTAAATATACACAGTGGTtgcatcaaattttaattgaccATCTTAGCACCTCATACCTGGCCGCGTACCTAGATATACTTCAA ACCCTTAGGTCCAAGCTTCCTACATTTGTAGATAAAATGATGGGCGCTGCAAATTCCAGTAAATTAAgtattttaagttatgaaaCACTTTTCCCTTTGTTGAAACGACCGTGGGACCCTGTAGCCTCGAGTTTAATGCAGGAcaagccaaaaaaattaccgGGGAATCCCGTGATTGTCGTGGTGCCATCCACGCCGATTTCGTCGAAACGCATGCTAAAGTGGATCAATTTGTTGTCCAATCTGGCCACGGTCATCACAGTGCCCGCAAATTACGGCG GCGGGCTGCATAAGACGACGATGATGAATTGTGTGGatcaaatgtttgttataacCCGGAACAAAATCCAGGATATCCGTCTGGATTATCCTGGAAGAAGCATCGTTTTGGCCGGTTTCGGGTTTGGGGCAACTCTTGCGTTACAAATAGCTCAAGTCGAGCAAGTGTTATGCGTTATAAGTATCGGTTTTTCGCTTCTAACAGCTGACGGTAAAAGAGGCGAAGTTGATGATAATTTGTTAGAATTACAGTGCCCTATTCTTTTTGTTATTGGACAGTGTTCAAACACTTCGTT GCAGGAAGATATGGAAGATTTGCGGGAGAGAATGCGGGTGGAAACTGGTTTAATTGTTGTTGGGAATGCAGACGATAATTTACGCGTGagtaaaaagaagaaaaaggcTGAGGGCATAACCCAGAGCATTGTTGATCGATGTGTTGCT GACGAAATTGGGGAGTTTATAAGTGGGGTAATCCTATCTCCATATCCGCCCCAATTGAGACAATCCCCGACTAACTTAACTACCGAAGGGCTCgtttctaaaaaattgaaatcggAGCGGAAGAGGTACAATTCTAATACAAGTTCCATAGACAGTGAGCCCCCATCTCCAACACCGAGGATAAGTAGACCAG tgGGGCGCCCGCCTGGGTCCAAATCCAAGGCCAAAATGGAGGCCAAATGGGCAGCGCAAG CGAAAGCCATGGGACTGCAAAATCGATTGTCTGGTTTGTTACAAGGCGACGTTTCAACGTTAATCCAGCCATCGATGGTCAAGTCAAATTCGTCGGGGATCAAAG TTCTagaaaatgtgaaaataaCCGGGGGTTTGAACCcgaaatttttctcaaataacGGTAAGATGGTAGATATGTCCAAAGTATCAGTGATTAACCCAAAATCAAATAATGCGAATTCGTTAGTTTTGTTACCCGATGGTAAAATAAAGAGTTACGCGCCCAGTGTCAAAGTACCAG GAGGAAGATACATTACTTCAAAGCGCCAGTTGTTGGGTAACAAGCCACCAAAGACGGTTAAAAAAGTGTCATACATCTCACAACCCATGCAGACTAACCTATCCCCTCCCACAAACCTGACGACTCAAGACATCATGAATTTGCCGATAATTTTCGCCGATGATAATCAAATTCTAGACAACACTCTCACCCAACCTGAAATGAAACCTGTCCCATCGTCACCAAACTCAAAACTGTCTGCCAACACTGGTAGTAAATTTATGCTTATAAACAACAAACCCAGCAATTTTATCATATCACCGAACCCTAAACCCAGCGTTTCACAACCCGCGAAAGCTACACCAAAGTACACGAAAATCATCCTTTCGTCAAAACAAACCGCCACTTCAAACgtggtgaaaaaaattacaaacttgCCGTCGGAAATATCGGTTCGGAAGGTAACTCCGAGCGAAACAGCCACAATTAGCCAAAGCGAAGAACTGGATTTGGAAAATGAGATCGCGGCTAGCACTTTGTACAAAAGGAAGGTCGAAAGTACCGACGCCGAGTGTTTGGAGATTGTTAGTAACAAACCAGAGGAGGAAAAACTCGAAGGGGAATCGGTCAAGAGAACAGCCGAGGAAGCCAACATTGATAATGATGAAAGCACGCCTTGTAAAATTTCGAAAGTTGAAACTGCTTGA
- the Rcd1 gene encoding KAT8 regulatory NSL complex subunit 3 isoform X4, translating into MSERLILSKNQAQIDGILDGSQKLLQILTAESRPTSEFNEFITPLPNMVVGSDGRFAYTNHLFNPYEREHWWIPMDHCYARPWNWRPESTFLRPTKTLFMPKVPPGRKKAINPLAPIQECDDVIDVVTDSEEPTPIYDKAKAKHLMEECEKHAAMARVDEGNEDWEESVSRLNWNTTQNRLFNGVVNILNADHLARLAHSDSSNEAIARRVTIDKSVERMRRLMATVSWDPKYTQWLHQILIDHLSTSYLAAYLDILQTLRSKLPTFVDKMMGAANSSKLSILSYETLFPLLKRPWDPVASSLMQDKPKKLPGNPVIVVVPSTPISSKRMLKWINLLSNLATVITVPANYGGGLHKTTMMNCVDQMFVITRNKIQDIRLDYPGRSIVLAGFGFGATLALQIAQVEQVLCVISIGFSLLTADGKRGEVDDNLLELQCPILFVIGQCSNTSLQEDMEDLRERMRVETGLIVVGNADDNLRVSKKKKKAEGITQSIVDRCVADEIGEFISGVILSPYPPQLRQSPTNLTTEGLVSKKLKSERKRYNSNTSSIDSEPPSPTPRISRPGQNSSHLGRPPGSKSKAKMEAKWAAQAKAMGLQNRLSGLLQGDVSTLIQPSMVKSNSSGIKVLENVKITGGLNPKFFSNNGKMVDMSKVSVINPKSNNANSLVLLPDGKIKSYAPSVKVPGGRYITSKRQLLGNKPPKTVKKVSYISQPMQTNLSPPTNLTTQDIMNLPIIFADDNQILDNTLTQPEMKPVPSSPNSKLSANTGSKFMLINNKPSNFIISPNPKPSVSQPAKATPKYTKIILSSKQTATSNVVKKITNLPSEISVRKVTPSETATISQSEELDLENEIAASTLYKRKVESTDAECLEIVSNKPEEEKLEGESVKRTAEEANIDNDESTPCKISKVETA; encoded by the exons ATGTCTGAAAGGTTAATTCTGAGTAAAAATCAGGCACAAATCGACGGTATATTAGACGGTTCTCAGAAGCTG ttGCAAATATTAACGGCAGAAAGTCGCCCAACTAGTGAATTCAACGAGTTTATAACACCTCTTCCAAACATGGTTGTGGGCAGCGACGGCCGTTTCGCTTACACAAACCATTTATTTAACCCTTATGAACGGGAACATTGGTGGATACCAATGGATCATTGCTACGCCAGACCGTGGAATTGGCGCCCTGAGAGCACATTCTTGCGCCCCACGAAGACGCTTTTCATGCCCAAAGTGCCCCCAGGGAGAAAAAAAGCCATTAATCCCCTGGCCCCCATACAGGAATGTGACGATGTTATAGACGTTGTTACAGATAGCGAGGAACCAACACCGATCTATGATAAAGCGAAAGCTAAACATTTGATGGAAGAATGCGAAAAACACGCCGCTATGGCCAGAGTTGATGAGGGTAATGAGGACTGGGAAGAAAGCGTTTCAAG ACTGAACTGGAACACCACACAAAATAGGCTATTTAACGGAgtagttaatattttaaacgCTGATCATTTGGCACGTTTGGCACACTCTGACTCAAGCAATGAGGCAATAGCCAGACGAGTCACAATCGACAAATCTGTCGAAAGAATGCGGCGCTTAATGGCCACCGTTTCATGGGACCCTAAATATACACAGTGGTtgcatcaaattttaattgaccATCTTAGCACCTCATACCTGGCCGCGTACCTAGATATACTTCAA ACCCTTAGGTCCAAGCTTCCTACATTTGTAGATAAAATGATGGGCGCTGCAAATTCCAGTAAATTAAgtattttaagttatgaaaCACTTTTCCCTTTGTTGAAACGACCGTGGGACCCTGTAGCCTCGAGTTTAATGCAGGAcaagccaaaaaaattaccgGGGAATCCCGTGATTGTCGTGGTGCCATCCACGCCGATTTCGTCGAAACGCATGCTAAAGTGGATCAATTTGTTGTCCAATCTGGCCACGGTCATCACAGTGCCCGCAAATTACGGCG GCGGGCTGCATAAGACGACGATGATGAATTGTGTGGatcaaatgtttgttataacCCGGAACAAAATCCAGGATATCCGTCTGGATTATCCTGGAAGAAGCATCGTTTTGGCCGGTTTCGGGTTTGGGGCAACTCTTGCGTTACAAATAGCTCAAGTCGAGCAAGTGTTATGCGTTATAAGTATCGGTTTTTCGCTTCTAACAGCTGACGGTAAAAGAGGCGAAGTTGATGATAATTTGTTAGAATTACAGTGCCCTATTCTTTTTGTTATTGGACAGTGTTCAAACACTTCGTT GCAGGAAGATATGGAAGATTTGCGGGAGAGAATGCGGGTGGAAACTGGTTTAATTGTTGTTGGGAATGCAGACGATAATTTACGCGTGagtaaaaagaagaaaaaggcTGAGGGCATAACCCAGAGCATTGTTGATCGATGTGTTGCT GACGAAATTGGGGAGTTTATAAGTGGGGTAATCCTATCTCCATATCCGCCCCAATTGAGACAATCCCCGACTAACTTAACTACCGAAGGGCTCgtttctaaaaaattgaaatcggAGCGGAAGAGGTACAATTCTAATACAAGTTCCATAGACAGTGAGCCCCCATCTCCAACACCGAGGATAAGTAGACCAGGTCAAAACAGTTCTCACT tgGGGCGCCCGCCTGGGTCCAAATCCAAGGCCAAAATGGAGGCCAAATGGGCAGCGCAAG CGAAAGCCATGGGACTGCAAAATCGATTGTCTGGTTTGTTACAAGGCGACGTTTCAACGTTAATCCAGCCATCGATGGTCAAGTCAAATTCGTCGGGGATCAAAG TTCTagaaaatgtgaaaataaCCGGGGGTTTGAACCcgaaatttttctcaaataacGGTAAGATGGTAGATATGTCCAAAGTATCAGTGATTAACCCAAAATCAAATAATGCGAATTCGTTAGTTTTGTTACCCGATGGTAAAATAAAGAGTTACGCGCCCAGTGTCAAAGTACCAG GAGGAAGATACATTACTTCAAAGCGCCAGTTGTTGGGTAACAAGCCACCAAAGACGGTTAAAAAAGTGTCATACATCTCACAACCCATGCAGACTAACCTATCCCCTCCCACAAACCTGACGACTCAAGACATCATGAATTTGCCGATAATTTTCGCCGATGATAATCAAATTCTAGACAACACTCTCACCCAACCTGAAATGAAACCTGTCCCATCGTCACCAAACTCAAAACTGTCTGCCAACACTGGTAGTAAATTTATGCTTATAAACAACAAACCCAGCAATTTTATCATATCACCGAACCCTAAACCCAGCGTTTCACAACCCGCGAAAGCTACACCAAAGTACACGAAAATCATCCTTTCGTCAAAACAAACCGCCACTTCAAACgtggtgaaaaaaattacaaacttgCCGTCGGAAATATCGGTTCGGAAGGTAACTCCGAGCGAAACAGCCACAATTAGCCAAAGCGAAGAACTGGATTTGGAAAATGAGATCGCGGCTAGCACTTTGTACAAAAGGAAGGTCGAAAGTACCGACGCCGAGTGTTTGGAGATTGTTAGTAACAAACCAGAGGAGGAAAAACTCGAAGGGGAATCGGTCAAGAGAACAGCCGAGGAAGCCAACATTGATAATGATGAAAGCACGCCTTGTAAAATTTCGAAAGTTGAAACTGCTTGA
- the Rcd1 gene encoding KAT8 regulatory NSL complex subunit 3 isoform X2 — protein sequence MSERLILSKNQAQIDGILDGSQKLLQILTAESRPTSEFNEFITPLPNMVVGSDGRFAYTNHLFNPYEREHWWIPMDHCYARPWNWRPESTFLRPTKTLFMPKVPPGRKKAINPLAPIQECDDVIDVVTDSEEPTPIYDKAKAKHLMEECEKHAAMARVDEGNEDWEESVSRLNWNTTQNRLFNGVVNILNADHLARLAHSDSSNEAIARRVTIDKSVERMRRLMATVSWDPKYTQWLHQILIDHLSTSYLAAYLDILQTLRSKLPTFVDKMMGAANSSKLSILSYETLFPLLKRPWDPVASSLMQDKPKKLPGNPVIVVVPSTPISSKRMLKWINLLSNLATVITVPANYGGGLHKTTMMNCVDQMFVITRNKIQDIRLDYPGRSIVLAGFGFGATLALQIAQVEQVLCVISIGFSLLTADGKRGEVDDNLLELQCPILFVIGQCSNTSLQEDMEDLRERMRVETGLIVVGNADDNLRVSKKKKKAEGITQSIVDRCVADEIGEFISGVILSPYPPQLRQSPTNLTTEGLVSKKLKSERKRYNSNTSSIDSEPPSPTPRISRPVGRPPGSKSKAKMEAKWAAQGIPSSPSNSPPHLSNTPDTSSNDSILTDKLSLTNFDPSPVVKKLKTLKPTVVSPEKTTTNQHTSTSNQNTAKAMGLQNRLSGLLQGDVSTLIQPSMVKSNSSGIKVLENVKITGGLNPKFFSNNGKMVDMSKVSVINPKSNNANSLVLLPDGKIKSYAPSVKVPGGRYITSKRQLLGNKPPKTVKKVSYISQPMQTNLSPPTNLTTQDIMNLPIIFADDNQILDNTLTQPEMKPVPSSPNSKLSANTGSKFMLINNKPSNFIISPNPKPSVSQPAKATPKYTKIILSSKQTATSNVVKKITNLPSEISVRKVTPSETATISQSEELDLENEIAASTLYKRKVESTDAECLEIVSNKPEEEKLEGESVKRTAEEANIDNDESTPCKISKVETA from the exons ATGTCTGAAAGGTTAATTCTGAGTAAAAATCAGGCACAAATCGACGGTATATTAGACGGTTCTCAGAAGCTG ttGCAAATATTAACGGCAGAAAGTCGCCCAACTAGTGAATTCAACGAGTTTATAACACCTCTTCCAAACATGGTTGTGGGCAGCGACGGCCGTTTCGCTTACACAAACCATTTATTTAACCCTTATGAACGGGAACATTGGTGGATACCAATGGATCATTGCTACGCCAGACCGTGGAATTGGCGCCCTGAGAGCACATTCTTGCGCCCCACGAAGACGCTTTTCATGCCCAAAGTGCCCCCAGGGAGAAAAAAAGCCATTAATCCCCTGGCCCCCATACAGGAATGTGACGATGTTATAGACGTTGTTACAGATAGCGAGGAACCAACACCGATCTATGATAAAGCGAAAGCTAAACATTTGATGGAAGAATGCGAAAAACACGCCGCTATGGCCAGAGTTGATGAGGGTAATGAGGACTGGGAAGAAAGCGTTTCAAG ACTGAACTGGAACACCACACAAAATAGGCTATTTAACGGAgtagttaatattttaaacgCTGATCATTTGGCACGTTTGGCACACTCTGACTCAAGCAATGAGGCAATAGCCAGACGAGTCACAATCGACAAATCTGTCGAAAGAATGCGGCGCTTAATGGCCACCGTTTCATGGGACCCTAAATATACACAGTGGTtgcatcaaattttaattgaccATCTTAGCACCTCATACCTGGCCGCGTACCTAGATATACTTCAA ACCCTTAGGTCCAAGCTTCCTACATTTGTAGATAAAATGATGGGCGCTGCAAATTCCAGTAAATTAAgtattttaagttatgaaaCACTTTTCCCTTTGTTGAAACGACCGTGGGACCCTGTAGCCTCGAGTTTAATGCAGGAcaagccaaaaaaattaccgGGGAATCCCGTGATTGTCGTGGTGCCATCCACGCCGATTTCGTCGAAACGCATGCTAAAGTGGATCAATTTGTTGTCCAATCTGGCCACGGTCATCACAGTGCCCGCAAATTACGGCG GCGGGCTGCATAAGACGACGATGATGAATTGTGTGGatcaaatgtttgttataacCCGGAACAAAATCCAGGATATCCGTCTGGATTATCCTGGAAGAAGCATCGTTTTGGCCGGTTTCGGGTTTGGGGCAACTCTTGCGTTACAAATAGCTCAAGTCGAGCAAGTGTTATGCGTTATAAGTATCGGTTTTTCGCTTCTAACAGCTGACGGTAAAAGAGGCGAAGTTGATGATAATTTGTTAGAATTACAGTGCCCTATTCTTTTTGTTATTGGACAGTGTTCAAACACTTCGTT GCAGGAAGATATGGAAGATTTGCGGGAGAGAATGCGGGTGGAAACTGGTTTAATTGTTGTTGGGAATGCAGACGATAATTTACGCGTGagtaaaaagaagaaaaaggcTGAGGGCATAACCCAGAGCATTGTTGATCGATGTGTTGCT GACGAAATTGGGGAGTTTATAAGTGGGGTAATCCTATCTCCATATCCGCCCCAATTGAGACAATCCCCGACTAACTTAACTACCGAAGGGCTCgtttctaaaaaattgaaatcggAGCGGAAGAGGTACAATTCTAATACAAGTTCCATAGACAGTGAGCCCCCATCTCCAACACCGAGGATAAGTAGACCAG tgGGGCGCCCGCCTGGGTCCAAATCCAAGGCCAAAATGGAGGCCAAATGGGCAGCGCAAGGTATCCCGTCCTCTCCTAGTAATAGCCCTCCACACCTATCCAACACACCTGACACATCCTCCAATGACAGTATCCTCACAGACAAACTATCTCTAACAAATTTCGATCCATCTCCCGTTgttaaaaaactcaaaacatTGAAACCAACCGTGGTTTCGCCGGAAAAAACTACAACTAATCAACACACTTCAACATCAAACCAGAACACTG CGAAAGCCATGGGACTGCAAAATCGATTGTCTGGTTTGTTACAAGGCGACGTTTCAACGTTAATCCAGCCATCGATGGTCAAGTCAAATTCGTCGGGGATCAAAG TTCTagaaaatgtgaaaataaCCGGGGGTTTGAACCcgaaatttttctcaaataacGGTAAGATGGTAGATATGTCCAAAGTATCAGTGATTAACCCAAAATCAAATAATGCGAATTCGTTAGTTTTGTTACCCGATGGTAAAATAAAGAGTTACGCGCCCAGTGTCAAAGTACCAG GAGGAAGATACATTACTTCAAAGCGCCAGTTGTTGGGTAACAAGCCACCAAAGACGGTTAAAAAAGTGTCATACATCTCACAACCCATGCAGACTAACCTATCCCCTCCCACAAACCTGACGACTCAAGACATCATGAATTTGCCGATAATTTTCGCCGATGATAATCAAATTCTAGACAACACTCTCACCCAACCTGAAATGAAACCTGTCCCATCGTCACCAAACTCAAAACTGTCTGCCAACACTGGTAGTAAATTTATGCTTATAAACAACAAACCCAGCAATTTTATCATATCACCGAACCCTAAACCCAGCGTTTCACAACCCGCGAAAGCTACACCAAAGTACACGAAAATCATCCTTTCGTCAAAACAAACCGCCACTTCAAACgtggtgaaaaaaattacaaacttgCCGTCGGAAATATCGGTTCGGAAGGTAACTCCGAGCGAAACAGCCACAATTAGCCAAAGCGAAGAACTGGATTTGGAAAATGAGATCGCGGCTAGCACTTTGTACAAAAGGAAGGTCGAAAGTACCGACGCCGAGTGTTTGGAGATTGTTAGTAACAAACCAGAGGAGGAAAAACTCGAAGGGGAATCGGTCAAGAGAACAGCCGAGGAAGCCAACATTGATAATGATGAAAGCACGCCTTGTAAAATTTCGAAAGTTGAAACTGCTTGA